One window of the Ananas comosus cultivar F153 linkage group 21, ASM154086v1, whole genome shotgun sequence genome contains the following:
- the LOC109726288 gene encoding psbP domain-containing protein 4, chloroplastic: MGSTLFTSSCFFSLRGGSDPHHLHLLRASGKSYFCRAAAAAAAQKGTECSTQEAAVEEGGGGGEGSTTSTGVVSFSGRRREALAAGLFLASGLVLGVVPGTGLAVKQGLLAGRIPGLSEPDEKGWRTYRRPDDKSGGHGVGWSPIIPYTFKVPPGWDEVPVSIADLGGTEIDLRFASSKEGRLFVIVAPVLRFADLEGEVTIEMIGTPEKVINAFGPEVIGENVEGKVLTAETVEHSGRTYYQFELEPPHVLITATAAGNRLYLFSVTASGLQWKRHYKDLKEIADSFRVV; this comes from the exons ATGGGGAGCACCCTCTTCACCAGCTCCTGCTTCTTCTCCCTGAGAGGAGGATCAGACCCACACCATCTTCATCTTCTGAGGGCTTCTGGGAAGAGCTACTTCtgcagagcagcagcagcagcagcagctcagaaGGGTACTGAATGTTCCACACAAGAAGCAGCAGTGGAagaaggtggtggtggtggggaagGAAGCACAACAAGCACTGGGGTGGTTTCATTTTctgggaggaggagggaggctTTGGCTGCTGGGCTTTTCTTAGCTTCTGGGCTGGTTCTGGGGGTTGTTCCTGGAACTGGGCTTGCTGTCAAGCAAGGGCTCTTGGCTGGGAGGATCCCTGGCTTATCTGAGCCTGATGAAAAAG GTTGGAGGACATACCGTAGACCGGACGACAAATCCGGCGGGCACGGAGTCGGGTGGAGTCCGATAATCCCTTACACCTTCAAAGTTCCACCAGGGTGGGATGAG GTTCCTGTATCGATTGCCGATCTCGGTGGCACGGAGATTGATTTGAGATTCGCGAGCTCGAAAGAAGGCCGCTTATTCGTTATTGTAGCTCCTGTTCTTAGATTTGCAG ATCTCGAAGGGGAGGTGACAATCGAAATGATCGGGACGCCGGAGAAGGTGATCAACGCTTTCGGCCCCGAAGTTATCGGCGAAAATGTGGAAGGCAAAGTTCTAACTGCAGAGACAGTGGAACACTCAGGAAGGACTTACTACCAGTTTGAGTTGGAGCCTCCTCATGTCCTGATCACCGCGACGGCCGCAGGGAATCGACTCTACTTGTTCAGCGTAACCGCGAGcg GTTTGCAGTGGAAGAGACATTATAAAGATTTGAAGGAAATCGCAGACTCCTTCCGAGTCGTTTAG
- the LOC109726287 gene encoding probable inactive ATP-dependent zinc metalloprotease FTSHI 4, chloroplastic, whose amino-acid sequence MASTSPRSSSCLLSRHAEPSLPLLLRPRPWSLRASDLRRRRFEPHLFVSIRSGIGIRRGGFVARSSGSIPSEAVAAEETTGKDAVEEEEDVESSRLFERLKEAERQRIEKLEKFEKKADMQLERQLIMASCWSRTLLTLQGKLKGTEWDPENSHRIDFSEFWRLLNSNNVQFMEYSNFGQTISVILPYYKDGGEKENNPNREIVFRRHIVDKMPVDGWNDVWSKLHEQLVNVDVINVDAVPAEVYSTIATAVVWSMRFALSVGIYLLIDSVTRPIYAKLIPCDLGKPEKKARQPLKRRALGSLGKSRAKFISAEETTGVTFDDFAGQEYIKRELQEIVRILKNEEEFQDKGIYCPKGVLLHGPPGTGKTLLAKAIAGEAGLPFFAANGTDFVEMFVGVAAARVKDLFVNARSYAPSIIFIDEIDAIGSKRGGPDIGGGGAEREQGLLQILTEMDGFKESTAQVLVIGATNRLDILDPALLRKGRFDKIIRVGLPSKDGRLAILRVHARNKYFRSEAEKEALLQEVAELTVDFTGAELQNILNEAGILTARKDQDYIGREELLEALKRQKGTFETGQEDSTEIPEELKLRLAYREAAVAVLACFYPEPHCPFVETDIRTIRSKPNMRYAETSGRAFLRKSDYINSIVRACAPRVIEEEIFGIDNLCWISATATTDASRRAERLILQTGMTAFGKAYYRNQGDLVPNLAAKLEALRNEYMRFAVEKCSAVLREYRSAVETITDILLEKRVINAEEIREIYKKSPRIPQPPVNPVDEYGVLIYAGRWGIHGISLPGRVTFAPGNVGFATFGAPRPLETQIISDETWKLVDDIWDRRIKEIKDEVSQEIKEDTEKPQLLLADYFL is encoded by the exons ATGGCGTCAACGTCTCCACGTTCCTCTTCTTGCCTCCTCTCTCGCCACGCCGAACCCtcgcttcctcttcttcttcgcccaCGCCCTTGGTCGCTTCGCGCCTCGGATCTCCGGCGCCGACGCTTCGAACCCCACCTCTTCGTCTCCATCCGATCGGGGATTGGGATCAGAAGGGGCGGTTTTGTAGCACGGAGCTCGGGATCGATCCCTAGCGAAGCTGTTGCTGCGGAAGAGACGACGGGGAAAGATGCagtggaggaagaagaagatgtggAGTCGTCTCGGCTCTTCGAG AGGTTGAAGGAAGCAGAGAGGCAGCGGATAGAGAAGTTGGAGAAGTTTGAGAAGAAAGCAGATATGCAACTAGAGAGGCAGCTAATCATGGCTTCCTGCTGGAGCCGCACTTTGCTCACTCTACAGGGAAAATTGAAGGGTACAGAGTGGGATCCTGAGAACTCTCATAGAATTGATTTTAGTGAATTTTGGAGACTTCTTAATTCGAATAATGTTCAGTTCATGGAATACTCAAACTTTGGCCAGACCATTTCTG TTATTTTACCATATTACAAAGatggaggagaaaaagaaaacaatccCAATAGAGAAATAGTATTTCGCCGTCATATTGTTGATAAAATGCCTGTTGATGGATGGAATGATGTTTGGAGTAAGCTGCATGAACAACTGGTAAATGTTGATGTTATTAACGTGGATGCTGTGCCTGCTGAAGTCTACTCTACTATTGCAACTGCTGTTGTATGGTCAATGCGTTTTGCCCTTTCAGTTGGTATATACCTATTGATCGATAGCGTGACAAGGCCAATTTATGCCAAGCTGATTCCCTGTGACCTTGGAAAACCTGAAAAAAAGGCAAGGCAGCCCCTCAAGCGTCGTGCTCTTGGATCCCTAGGTAAAAGCAG GGCGAAGTTCATATCTGCAGAAGAAACCACCGGCGTCACATTTGATGATTTTGCTGGCCAAGAGTACATAAAAAGAGAATTGCAAGAGATCGTGCGAATCCTTAAAAATGAGGAGGAGTTTCAAGATAAGGGAATATACTGTCCAAAAGGAGTGCTTCTTCATGGACCGCCAGGAACTGGGAAAACTCTTCTTGCTAAAGCTATTGCGGGTGAAGCAGGACTTCCTTTCTTTGCTGCAAATGGTACTGATTTTGTTGAG ATGTTTGTAGGTGTTGCCGCAGCTCGTGTCAAGGACCTGTTTGTTAATGCGAGGTCATATGCACCATCTATTATCTTTATTGATGAGATTGATGCAATTGGCAGCAAACGTGGAGGACCTGACATTGGTGGG GGTGGTGCCGAGAGGGAGCAGGGCTTACTGCAAATTTTGACTGAGATGGATGGGTTCAAAGAGTCGACAGCACAG GTGTTAGTTATAGGTGCAACTAATCGTTTGGATATATTGGACCCGGCTCTCCTCAGGAAGGGTCGCTTCGACAAAATTATAAGGGTTGGCCTTCCATCTAAAGATGGAAGATTGGCCATATTGCGG GTACATGCTAGGAATAAGTATTTCAGATCCGAAGCTGAGAAAGAGGCTCTTCTGCAGGAAGTTGCAGAGCTTACGGTAGACTTCACTGGAGCAGAGCTGCAAAATATACT GAATGAGGCTGGGATTTTGACTGCGAGAAAGGATCAAGACTACATTGGAAGAGAGGAATTGTTGGAGGCTCTAAAGAGG CAAAAAGGGACCTTCGAAACAGGTCAGGAAGATAGTACTGAGATCCCTGAAGAACTAAAGCTTAGGTTGGCGTATAGAGAAGCCGCTGTGGCAGTTCTTGCTTGCTTCTATCCGGAGCCACATTGTCCTTTTGTGGAG ACTGATATCCGTACGATCCGCAGCAAGCCAAATATGCGGTATGCTGAAACCTCAGGAAGAGCTTTTCTGAGAAAATCTGACTACATTAATTCTATTGTGCGAGCTTGTGCAC CAAGAGTTATCGAGGAGGAGATATTTGGAATAGATAATTTATGCTGGATTtcagcaacagcaacaacagACGCATCGAGGCGTGCCGAGCGTTTGATTCTTCAGACAGGGATGACAGCATTTGGCAAAGCCTACTATAGAAATCAGGGTGATCTTGTACCAAAT CTTGCAGCAAAATTGGAAGCCCTTAGAAATGAATACATGCGCTTTGCAGTGGAGAAATGTTCAGCTGTGTTAAGAGAGTATCGTTCAGCTGTTGAAACTATTACAG ATATTTTGCTTGAAAAAAGAGTAATAAACGCGGAGGAGATTCGGGAGATATACAAGAAATCTCCACGAATACCTCAA CCACCTGTGAATCCAGTCGATGAGTATGGCGTGCTTATTTATGCTGGGAGATGGGGTATTCACGGTATCTCCCTTCCCGGAAGAGTTACGTTCGCACCAGGGAATGTGGGATTTGCTACATTTGGCGCACCCAGACCTTTGGAG ACGCAGATAATCAGCGATGAGACATGGAAGCTGGTAGACGACATCTGGGACAggagaataaaagaaattaaagacgAAGTCTCGCAGGAGATCAAGGAAGACACCGAAAAGCCACAGCTGCTTTTGGCTGATTACTTTCTTTAG
- the LOC109726352 gene encoding bifunctional levopimaradiene synthase, chloroplastic-like, whose amino-acid sequence MAMLPLSCTTIVEVLERAKDDENGGFFSLSIDSPKDITSLINLYKCSQVAFPHELETMQGVELFAKSQLQKALLVGNPTVLSANNLEIEWKEYTAAISKWRIDRGRVPPLDEYLATACVSIGAPVVSWTSAFFLGCGDPPISDAALRHIGKDSRLTLLAGRVARLTNDVVTADREAKNGELASAVSCYRREGCTEEQALQAVQEMIGAACRELEWELFRSAGVAPARYARAVANYARAASLLYKRADGFPAGNDTAYEEMVRDFLYGPLNV is encoded by the exons ATGGCCATGTTGCcttt ATCTTGTACTACTATTGTAGAAGTACTTGAGAGAGCTAAAGATGATGAGAATGGAGGCTTCTTCTCTTTGTCTATTGACTCACCTAAAGATATCACAAGCTTGATAAACCTCTACAAGTGCTCCCAAGTAGCTTTTCCCCATGAGTTAGAGACCATGCAAGGTGTGGAGTTGTTTGCAAAGTCCCAACTCCAAAAAGCACTTCTTGTGGGTAACCCAACTGTTTTGAGTGCAAACAACCTTGAGATTGag TGGAAGGAGTACACGGCGGCAATCTCCAAGTGGCGGATCGACCGCGGCCGCGTGCCGCCGCTCGACGAGTACCTCGCGACGGCGTGCGTCTCCATCGGCGCCCCCGTCGTCTCCTGGACGTCGGCGTTCTTCCTCGGCTGTGGTGATCCCCCGATCTCCGACGCGGCGCTGCGCCATATCGGCAAGGACTCACGGCTGACCCTTCTGGCCGGCCGCGTCGCCCGCCTCACCAACGACGTCGTGACGGCCGACCGGGAGGCCAAAAACGGCGAGCTGGCCTCCGCGGTCAGCTGCTACCGCCGCGAGGGGTGCACCGAGGAGCAGGCTCTGCAGGCAGTGCAAGAAATGATCGGAGCAGCCTGCAGGGAGCTGGAGTGGGAGCTGTTCAGGTCTGCAGGGGTCGCACCCGCGCGCTACGCGCGTGCCGTCGCGAACTACGCGCGGGCCGCCAGCCTTTTGTACAAGAGGGCTGATGGGTTCCCCGCTGGGAATGATACAGCGTACGAGGAGATGGTGAGGGATTTTCTCTACGGCCCTCTCAATGTTTGA